One genomic window of Halorhabdus sp. CBA1104 includes the following:
- a CDS encoding acetate--CoA ligase family protein produces the protein MGQLDTLFAPERVAVVGATESDGSVGRAIMENLLDGYVGDVVPINPSSEDVFGLECYDTLTDVDGIDLAVVVVPPQIVNSVLQDAGEAGIQDVAVITAGFGESGSEGVKREQEMREIATEYDINLVGPNCLGVISTSLGMNATFTEKSAIEGNISFMSQSGAFISAVLDWAGDHNVGFNDIVSLGNKAVLDEGSFIDYWGDDPDTDVILGYLEDIENGREFIETAREVTKETPIVAVKSGRTEAGASAAASHTGAIAGSERAYEAGLEQAGVIRANSVQELFDFATILGDQPLPESNNIAIVTNAGGPGVMATDAIGDSSLEMASFTDETLEGLEEAMPEEANIFNPVDVLGDASAETYEQALDIVLDDPNVGSVIVVSSPQSIDFEALADVMIDKHEEYGVPMAASLMGGETAEKPAEMLGKAGIPSYFDPARGVNSLDALWEYAEIQSHEYVASTDFDVDRERAREILERTKERDTNKLGVEAMELLEAYGIPMPDSAIATNKTEAVQAAGEIDGNVVMKIVSPDILHKSDIGGVEVGVPDDEVADTYDDLIARARNYQPDATILGVQLQEMADLDDGTETIVGINRDPQFGPLVMFGLGGIFVEVLEDATFRVAPVSEPEAEEMIDEIESAPLLRGARGREPVDEAAVVETIQRISQLVTDFPSILELDINPLVATPDGVSAVDIRLTVDQEEL, from the coding sequence ATGGGCCAATTAGATACCTTATTCGCGCCCGAGCGAGTTGCAGTGGTCGGAGCCACCGAAAGCGACGGCTCCGTCGGGCGGGCTATCATGGAGAACCTTCTGGACGGCTACGTCGGAGACGTCGTGCCGATCAATCCCAGTTCCGAGGACGTATTCGGACTGGAGTGTTACGACACTCTCACCGACGTCGACGGTATCGATCTCGCCGTCGTGGTCGTCCCACCACAGATCGTCAACAGCGTGCTGCAGGATGCCGGAGAAGCCGGGATCCAGGACGTCGCGGTCATTACAGCCGGGTTCGGCGAGTCCGGCAGTGAGGGCGTCAAGCGCGAACAAGAGATGCGAGAGATCGCCACCGAGTACGATATCAACCTCGTCGGCCCCAACTGCCTGGGGGTCATCTCGACGTCACTCGGCATGAACGCCACGTTCACCGAGAAATCGGCCATAGAGGGCAACATCTCCTTTATGAGCCAGTCCGGGGCGTTCATCTCGGCTGTCCTCGACTGGGCCGGCGACCACAACGTCGGGTTCAACGACATCGTCTCGCTTGGCAACAAAGCTGTCCTCGACGAAGGGTCGTTCATCGACTACTGGGGCGACGATCCCGATACCGACGTGATCCTCGGCTACCTCGAAGACATCGAAAACGGTCGAGAGTTCATCGAGACCGCCAGAGAGGTCACCAAAGAGACGCCGATCGTCGCAGTCAAGTCCGGTCGCACGGAAGCCGGTGCCTCCGCCGCGGCCTCTCACACCGGGGCGATCGCCGGCAGCGAGCGTGCCTACGAGGCCGGCCTCGAACAGGCTGGTGTGATCCGGGCCAACAGCGTCCAAGAACTGTTCGACTTCGCGACGATTCTGGGCGACCAGCCCCTGCCCGAGAGCAACAACATCGCGATCGTCACCAACGCCGGCGGACCCGGCGTGATGGCCACTGACGCGATCGGTGATTCGAGCCTCGAAATGGCATCGTTCACCGACGAGACCCTGGAAGGCCTCGAGGAAGCGATGCCCGAGGAAGCAAACATCTTCAATCCGGTCGACGTGCTCGGGGACGCCTCCGCGGAAACCTACGAACAGGCACTCGATATCGTCCTCGACGATCCGAACGTCGGCTCGGTCATCGTCGTCTCCTCGCCCCAGTCGATCGACTTCGAGGCACTCGCAGACGTCATGATCGACAAACACGAGGAATACGGCGTCCCGATGGCAGCCAGCCTGATGGGCGGCGAAACTGCCGAAAAACCAGCCGAGATGCTCGGTAAGGCCGGGATCCCCTCGTATTTCGATCCAGCACGTGGTGTCAACAGTCTGGACGCCCTCTGGGAGTACGCCGAAATCCAGAGCCACGAGTACGTCGCCTCGACCGACTTCGACGTCGACCGCGAGCGTGCCCGTGAGATCCTCGAACGGACCAAAGAGCGAGACACCAACAAACTCGGCGTCGAAGCCATGGAACTGCTCGAGGCCTACGGTATCCCGATGCCCGACAGTGCCATCGCGACGAACAAGACCGAAGCTGTCCAGGCGGCCGGCGAGATCGACGGCAACGTCGTGATGAAGATCGTCAGCCCGGATATCCTCCACAAATCAGACATCGGCGGCGTCGAAGTCGGCGTCCCCGACGACGAGGTCGCCGACACCTACGACGATCTCATTGCCCGGGCACGAAACTACCAGCCCGACGCGACGATTCTGGGCGTCCAGCTTCAGGAGATGGCCGATCTCGACGACGGTACCGAAACCATCGTCGGCATCAACCGCGACCCGCAGTTCGGTCCACTCGTGATGTTCGGACTGGGCGGGATCTTCGTGGAAGTGCTCGAAGACGCCACGTTCCGGGTCGCACCAGTCAGTGAACCCGAAGCCGAAGAGATGATCGACGAAATCGAGTCCGCGCCACTACTTCGTGGCGCGCGTGGCCGGGAGCCAGTGGACGAAGCCGCTGTCGTCGAGACCATCCAGCGCATCTCACAGCTCGTTACCGACTTCCCGTCGATCCTCGAGCTCGACATCAACCCACTCGTCGCGACACCGGACGGTGTCTCGGCAGTCGACATCCGCCTGACAGTCGACCAGGAAGAGCTGTAA
- a CDS encoding phosphotransacetylase family protein — protein sequence MDPILVTSTEEATGKTAVSLAIAKLGDAAGHSVGYMKPKGTRLQSATGKTRDEDPMLARQLLGLDAEMHELEPIVYTPTFVQEAIQGREKPAELRDRVLENYEKMASDRDMMVIEGTDRLVTGGIVDLTDNDIAEMLDAKVVLLSRYDEPEDVDDILAAAETLGDSLAGVLFNAVPDSVFDQLTTDVVPFLENRDIPVLGVVPRVQELAGLTVDDLAERLGAEVLTENAGTDLFVERFTVGAMSGESALTQFRRMQNAVMITSGDRPEIITAALEASGIKCIVLGGGFRPSSAIVGRAEEEGVPVLLLQSDTRMVIDRTEDFLKTGPTRSPGTVERMQELLDDHADVSPLLDDPAGED from the coding sequence ATGGACCCGATACTGGTTACCTCAACCGAAGAAGCGACCGGGAAAACCGCTGTTTCTCTGGCGATTGCAAAGCTCGGCGACGCAGCCGGCCATAGCGTCGGCTACATGAAGCCGAAAGGCACCCGCCTCCAGAGTGCAACCGGGAAAACCAGAGACGAGGATCCGATGCTCGCGCGGCAACTGCTGGGGCTGGACGCCGAGATGCACGAACTGGAACCGATCGTCTACACGCCCACCTTCGTCCAGGAAGCCATCCAGGGTCGGGAAAAGCCTGCGGAACTGCGCGATCGAGTCTTAGAGAACTACGAGAAGATGGCCAGCGACCGTGACATGATGGTCATCGAAGGCACCGACCGGCTCGTCACTGGCGGTATCGTCGATCTGACGGACAACGACATCGCCGAGATGCTCGATGCCAAGGTTGTGCTGCTCTCACGATACGACGAACCAGAAGACGTCGACGACATCCTGGCCGCCGCCGAGACGCTCGGTGATTCACTGGCCGGCGTCCTGTTCAACGCCGTCCCCGACTCGGTGTTCGATCAGTTGACGACCGATGTCGTACCGTTCCTCGAAAATCGTGACATCCCGGTTCTGGGCGTCGTCCCACGCGTCCAGGAACTGGCCGGGCTGACGGTCGACGACTTGGCTGAACGGCTCGGTGCCGAAGTACTGACTGAAAACGCCGGTACGGATCTGTTCGTCGAACGGTTTACCGTCGGCGCGATGTCCGGTGAGTCAGCACTGACGCAGTTCCGCCGGATGCAAAACGCGGTGATGATCACCAGCGGCGATCGGCCGGAAATCATCACGGCGGCCCTGGAAGCGTCCGGCATCAAGTGTATCGTCCTCGGTGGCGGGTTCCGACCGTCGAGTGCCATCGTCGGGCGGGCCGAAGAGGAAGGGGTACCGGTTCTCCTCTTGCAATCGGATACCCGAATGGTGATCGATCGCACCGAGGACTTCCTCAAGACCGGGCCGACGCGCAGTCCGGGGACCGTCGAGCGGATGCAGGAACTCCTCGACGACCACGCCGACGTCAGCCCACTCCTCGACGACCCGGCAGGCGAGGACTGA
- the hflX gene encoding GTPase HflX, which yields MTGTTEDTDAAIIVKRVEDGSANTDEIERLTAAAGYRVAGVVTQTRTEDPAYHIGKGKASEVAERVREADASLVIFDNQLGPYQTFNLGTELPESVRLLDRFRLILEIFGQRAQTRKAQLQVELAELRYELPRAEAKASLAKRDERPGFMGLGEYDESREEDIKAQISRIRDELEQIEQTDQHRREQRRESGFDLVALAGYTNAGKSTLLRRLAADLDVGENEDVHPDLDPTAESEDRLFTTLGTTTRRADIDRRDVLVTDTVGFISDLPHWLVESFKSTLDSVYRADLVLLVVDVSEPIEQIREKLVTSHDTLYERNEAPILTVLNKIDTVEADELQHKREQLSALAPNPVAVSARTGENVDGLRDRIDAELPALERERLVLPMSNDAMSVVSWIHDHAHVESVEYGEQIVVEFEGRPAIIEQSRSKAGNLGEATA from the coding sequence GTGACTGGGACAACCGAAGATACCGACGCAGCGATCATCGTCAAGCGTGTCGAAGACGGGAGTGCCAACACCGACGAAATCGAGCGGTTGACTGCTGCTGCCGGCTATCGCGTCGCCGGAGTCGTGACACAGACCAGAACCGAAGATCCGGCCTACCACATCGGGAAAGGCAAAGCCAGCGAGGTCGCCGAGCGCGTCCGAGAAGCCGACGCGAGTCTCGTGATCTTCGACAACCAGCTCGGGCCGTATCAGACGTTCAATCTCGGGACCGAACTCCCCGAGAGCGTCCGGCTGCTCGATCGGTTCCGACTCATTCTGGAAATCTTCGGCCAGCGTGCCCAGACACGCAAAGCCCAACTCCAGGTCGAACTCGCGGAGTTACGCTACGAACTCCCGCGGGCCGAGGCAAAAGCCAGCTTGGCCAAACGCGACGAGCGACCGGGGTTTATGGGTCTTGGCGAGTACGACGAGAGCCGCGAAGAGGACATCAAAGCCCAGATTTCGCGGATCCGAGACGAACTCGAACAGATCGAACAGACCGACCAGCATCGTCGCGAACAACGCCGGGAATCGGGCTTCGATCTCGTCGCGCTGGCAGGGTACACGAACGCCGGAAAGTCGACGCTGTTGCGCCGACTCGCTGCCGATCTCGACGTCGGGGAAAACGAAGACGTCCACCCGGACTTGGACCCGACAGCCGAGTCCGAGGATCGACTGTTTACGACACTGGGCACGACGACCCGGCGAGCAGATATCGACCGACGGGACGTGCTCGTGACCGACACCGTCGGGTTCATCTCGGATCTGCCCCACTGGCTGGTCGAATCGTTCAAGTCGACGCTGGATTCGGTCTACCGGGCCGATCTCGTCTTGCTGGTCGTCGACGTCAGCGAACCGATCGAACAGATCCGTGAGAAACTCGTCACGTCTCACGACACGCTGTATGAACGCAACGAGGCCCCGATCCTCACGGTCCTCAACAAGATCGATACGGTCGAGGCAGACGAACTACAGCACAAACGCGAGCAACTCTCCGCGTTGGCCCCGAACCCAGTCGCCGTCAGCGCGCGAACGGGCGAGAACGTCGATGGGCTCCGGGACCGTATCGACGCGGAACTGCCAGCACTCGAACGCGAACGACTCGTCTTGCCGATGTCGAACGATGCGATGAGCGTCGTCTCCTGGATTCACGACCACGCGCACGTCGAAAGCGTCGAGTACGGCGAGCAGATCGTCGTCGAGTTCGAAGGCCGACCGGCGATCATCGAGCAATCACGGTCGAAAGCAGGCAACCTCGGCGAAGCCACAGCCTGA
- a CDS encoding acyl-CoA thioesterase codes for MPTISETYLENRWRVQPNHANNYGTVHGGNVMKWMDELGAMSAMRASGEPCVTASIDEMNFHRPVPTGDIVVIESYAYATGRTSVKVALEAAREDPATGDREVTTGSRFVFVAIDEDGSPISVPDLTAEGDRCKQLRERALERERDDD; via the coding sequence ATGCCGACGATCAGTGAGACGTATTTGGAGAACCGCTGGCGGGTCCAGCCCAACCACGCCAACAACTACGGCACCGTCCACGGTGGCAACGTCATGAAGTGGATGGACGAACTCGGCGCGATGTCGGCGATGCGGGCCTCGGGCGAGCCCTGCGTCACGGCTTCGATCGACGAGATGAACTTTCACCGTCCGGTGCCGACTGGCGATATCGTCGTCATCGAGTCTTATGCCTACGCGACCGGTCGCACGAGCGTCAAAGTCGCTCTGGAGGCTGCCCGCGAGGACCCAGCCACGGGTGATCGAGAAGTGACCACCGGATCCAGATTCGTCTTCGTGGCTATCGACGAGGACGGCTCGCCGATCAGCGTCCCTGACCTGACCGCTGAGGGCGATCGCTGTAAACAGTTACGTGAACGGGCGCTCGAACGGGAACGGGACGACGACTGA
- a CDS encoding NAD(P)H-hydrate dehydratase — MSFGTVITGAEMGVIDANATALGVSRKQLMESSGNAVAAAVTDVATPDDRVEIVAGRGNNGGDAFVAARFLEAFPVRVTLLGRPESITTDIARENWTALERTDIETRTVTDSTAFDLDDPDVIVDAMLGTGIAGPVREPVATASAAINDAEATVVSVDVPSGLDAASGTLAENAVDPDHIVTFHKPKPGLADVDAPVEVADIGIPDAAERVVERGDLRRLSRPANSHKGAFGEVLIVGGGPYTGGPALAAQSALRAGADLVRVACPETIAPEIQGYSENLIVRSFDGDRLSPENVTRVLDLAADHDSVVVGPGLGRADETLQAARAFLEEYEGRAIVDADPLAIVSAVETDATLICTPHASEFERMGGRSMDDLAARTTAVADLAGDLDGTILLKGPDDIISDGTQTRINRTGNPGMTVGGTGDVLAGVTGALAATLDPHPAASLGAFVTGRAGDLVVDEQGYGLVATDLPDAVSRVLWRDRIE, encoded by the coding sequence ATGAGTTTCGGGACTGTCATCACCGGCGCGGAAATGGGTGTTATCGACGCCAACGCCACCGCCTTGGGGGTGTCACGAAAGCAGTTGATGGAATCGAGCGGTAACGCCGTCGCTGCGGCCGTGACGGACGTCGCAACACCGGACGATCGCGTCGAGATCGTCGCCGGACGTGGAAACAACGGTGGTGACGCGTTCGTCGCCGCTCGCTTTCTCGAGGCCTTTCCCGTTCGCGTCACGTTGCTGGGTCGTCCTGAATCGATCACGACTGACATCGCTCGCGAGAACTGGACGGCACTCGAACGGACCGACATCGAGACGCGCACTGTCACCGACTCGACGGCGTTCGATCTCGACGACCCCGACGTGATCGTCGATGCGATGCTCGGCACCGGTATCGCCGGCCCGGTACGTGAACCCGTCGCGACTGCGAGCGCGGCGATCAACGATGCCGAGGCAACCGTCGTCAGCGTCGATGTCCCGTCTGGACTCGACGCTGCCTCGGGGACGCTTGCCGAAAATGCCGTCGACCCGGATCACATCGTCACGTTTCACAAGCCCAAGCCCGGGCTTGCAGACGTAGACGCACCAGTTGAGGTCGCGGACATCGGTATCCCCGACGCTGCCGAGCGCGTCGTCGAACGTGGTGATCTCCGCCGCCTCTCCCGGCCGGCCAATAGCCACAAGGGTGCGTTCGGCGAGGTACTGATCGTCGGTGGCGGTCCCTACACCGGTGGGCCGGCTCTCGCGGCACAGTCGGCCCTCCGTGCGGGCGCTGATCTCGTCCGGGTGGCCTGTCCCGAGACGATCGCCCCGGAGATCCAGGGCTACAGCGAGAACCTGATCGTCCGCTCGTTCGACGGCGACCGACTCTCCCCCGAGAACGTCACGCGCGTTCTCGACCTGGCAGCCGACCACGATAGCGTCGTCGTTGGCCCCGGTCTCGGGCGAGCCGACGAAACGTTGCAAGCGGCCCGCGCGTTCCTCGAAGAGTACGAGGGACGGGCGATCGTCGACGCCGACCCGCTCGCGATCGTCTCGGCTGTCGAGACGGACGCCACACTGATCTGTACCCCACACGCCAGTGAGTTCGAGCGTATGGGCGGGCGCTCGATGGACGACCTGGCGGCACGGACGACAGCCGTCGCGGACCTGGCTGGCGATCTCGATGGAACAATCCTCCTGAAAGGACCCGACGATATCATCTCGGACGGCACGCAGACGCGCATCAACCGCACTGGGAACCCCGGCATGACCGTCGGCGGCACCGGCGACGTGCTGGCGGGGGTTACGGGAGCACTCGCGGCCACACTCGATCCTCACCCCGCCGCATCGCTCGGTGCGTTCGTCACCGGGCGGGCCGGTGATCTAGTCGTCGACGAGCAGGGCTACGGGCTCGTCGCGACGGATCTCCCGGATGCGGTGTCGCGTGTACTGTGGCGTGATCGGATCGAGTGA
- a CDS encoding acylphosphatase: MSQRARAHVLVSGRVQGVFFRATTQQTARERGVDGWVTNLADGRVEAVFEGPQADVEAMVDFCHDGSPQAAVEDVTVEYESPVGLDGFEIKR; encoded by the coding sequence ATGAGCCAACGAGCGCGCGCACACGTTCTGGTTTCCGGCCGCGTTCAGGGCGTGTTCTTCCGGGCGACGACCCAGCAAACTGCCCGAGAACGGGGCGTCGACGGGTGGGTGACGAACCTCGCTGACGGGCGCGTCGAGGCTGTCTTCGAAGGCCCCCAAGCCGATGTCGAGGCGATGGTCGACTTCTGTCACGATGGGAGTCCCCAGGCCGCTGTCGAGGACGTGACTGTCGAATACGAGTCGCCAGTGGGACTGGACGGCTTCGAGATCAAACGCTGA
- a CDS encoding DNA-3-methyladenine glycosylase, giving the protein MHEGTLSEAAVGPFDLQATVESGQSYLWDRDDDRMYEGEDPDGGEAWYVTVVRPETEPTLDDAHSGPEVVRVRQTGGALQWQGTFDADATLRHRLRLDDDLAAIRAATPNESPLTAAFDRYWGMRLVRDPPFETLISFICSAQMRVGRIFEMQRALADAFGESVTFDGDTYHAYPTPEALAGASEAELRDLGLGYRAPYVKRSAEMVAGGEAHPADASERPYEDARDSLTQFVGVGEKVADCVALFSLGFLEAVPLDTWIQTTIEEYFPDCDRGSYAETSRAIRQRLGGEYAGYAQTYLFHHLRNGGGT; this is encoded by the coding sequence ATGCACGAGGGGACGCTGTCGGAGGCTGCTGTCGGCCCGTTCGACCTACAAGCGACCGTCGAGAGTGGCCAGTCGTATCTCTGGGATCGGGACGACGACCGGATGTACGAGGGCGAGGATCCCGACGGCGGTGAGGCCTGGTACGTCACCGTCGTCCGGCCCGAAACGGAACCGACACTCGATGACGCTCACTCCGGTCCCGAAGTCGTTCGCGTCCGCCAAACAGGGGGCGCTCTACAGTGGCAAGGGACCTTCGACGCAGACGCGACGCTTCGACATCGCCTGCGACTGGACGACGATCTTGCGGCGATCCGGGCGGCGACGCCGAACGAATCGCCCCTTACGGCTGCTTTCGATCGCTACTGGGGGATGCGGCTGGTCCGTGATCCTCCCTTCGAGACGCTGATCTCGTTTATCTGTTCGGCCCAGATGCGTGTGGGTCGGATCTTCGAGATGCAACGCGCGCTGGCCGACGCGTTCGGCGAGTCGGTCACCTTCGACGGCGACACGTATCACGCATATCCGACTCCAGAAGCGTTAGCGGGCGCCAGCGAAGCGGAACTACGGGACCTAGGTCTTGGGTATCGTGCCCCGTACGTCAAGCGAAGCGCGGAGATGGTCGCCGGCGGCGAAGCTCACCCGGCCGACGCGAGCGAGCGCCCCTACGAAGACGCCCGTGACTCACTCACACAGTTCGTCGGTGTCGGGGAGAAGGTCGCAGACTGTGTGGCGCTGTTCTCGCTTGGCTTCCTCGAAGCGGTACCCCTGGATACCTGGATCCAGACGACCATCGAGGAGTACTTCCCGGACTGTGACCGGGGCTCGTACGCCGAGACGTCCCGGGCGATTCGGCAACGGCTCGGGGGTGAGTACGCCGGGTACGCCCAGACGTACCTGTTTCATCATCTCCGGAACGGCGGCGGAACCTAG
- a CDS encoding DUF555 domain-containing protein: MNCRVVVEAAVPVYDVETPDEAVRIAISKTGEMLNPDLNYVEINMGERRCPHCGDDLEPAFLAADESLVALELEMTVFNVERDEHAARIARKEIGQRLENIPLDVLEIEEVEDEDDDEDQAESETSDDTSDDVDAETTTATTDDQTDDSREDDVLPEFEELIDE, translated from the coding sequence ATGAACTGTCGAGTTGTCGTCGAAGCGGCTGTGCCCGTCTACGACGTCGAAACACCGGACGAGGCGGTCCGCATCGCGATCTCGAAAACGGGCGAGATGCTGAATCCCGATCTCAATTACGTCGAGATCAACATGGGCGAACGCCGGTGTCCGCATTGTGGCGACGACCTCGAACCGGCGTTTCTCGCTGCCGACGAGAGTCTGGTCGCCCTGGAACTGGAGATGACGGTCTTCAACGTCGAGCGCGACGAACACGCCGCCCGCATCGCCCGCAAAGAGATCGGCCAGCGCTTAGAGAACATCCCACTGGATGTCCTCGAAATCGAAGAAGTCGAGGATGAAGACGACGATGAAGACCAAGCCGAAAGTGAGACCTCAGACGACACCAGCGATGATGTCGACGCGGAGACAACCACGGCGACGACCGACGACCAAACGGACGACTCACGTGAGGACGACGTACTCCCGGAGTTCGAGGAACTCATCGACGAATAG
- a CDS encoding UPF0058 family protein: protein MKKQELIHLHGLLAQVRDHYEENKGEEVTHERYTDLGVKPTSIHKSKTDHKAAVFALADGITDELEATDAERVSAAAD from the coding sequence ATGAAAAAGCAGGAGCTCATTCATCTCCATGGGCTGCTCGCGCAGGTACGTGACCACTACGAAGAGAACAAAGGCGAGGAGGTCACACACGAGCGATACACTGACCTCGGCGTCAAGCCGACATCGATCCACAAGTCCAAAACAGACCACAAGGCGGCTGTGTTTGCACTTGCCGACGGCATCACTGACGAACTCGAGGCGACAGACGCCGAGCGCGTCTCCGCTGCTGCGGACTGA
- a CDS encoding translation initiation factor IF-2 subunit beta: MDYDDMLDRAIEETPEIDASSERFDVPDPDVRQEGNVTVYENFQATTRRLSRDDDHVMKFLQNELGTSGHIDESGRARLTGEFRERRIANAIDAYTEEFVFCSECGLPDTRLVNEQGAMLLRCEACGARSATSG; this comes from the coding sequence ATGGACTACGACGACATGCTCGATCGGGCCATCGAAGAGACGCCCGAGATCGACGCCAGTTCCGAGCGGTTCGACGTCCCCGATCCAGACGTCCGCCAGGAGGGCAACGTCACAGTCTACGAGAACTTCCAAGCGACGACGCGGCGTCTCTCTCGGGACGACGATCACGTGATGAAGTTCCTGCAAAACGAGTTGGGGACCAGTGGTCACATCGACGAAAGCGGGCGCGCTCGCCTCACTGGCGAGTTCCGCGAGCGCCGGATTGCAAACGCGATCGACGCCTATACCGAAGAGTTCGTCTTCTGCTCGGAGTGTGGCCTCCCGGACACACGATTGGTCAACGAGCAAGGAGCCATGTTGCTCCGCTGTGAAGCCTGCGGCGCGCGGTCAGCGACCAGCGGGTAG
- the trxA gene encoding thioredoxin produces the protein MLTDESTDDTTVSPDEPVHVGGVGEFESAVEEYDTVLVDFYADWCGPCKMLEPVVEELAAETDAAVLKVDVDAHQELASQHQVRGVPTVVLFAGGEVAEQVVGVRDKSHYASLIERHGA, from the coding sequence TTGCTGACGGACGAATCAACTGACGACACGACTGTCTCGCCCGACGAACCGGTTCACGTCGGCGGCGTCGGGGAGTTCGAGTCCGCAGTCGAGGAGTACGATACCGTCCTGGTCGACTTTTATGCGGACTGGTGTGGACCGTGCAAGATGCTCGAACCCGTTGTCGAGGAACTGGCGGCAGAGACCGACGCGGCAGTCCTGAAAGTCGATGTCGACGCCCATCAGGAACTCGCGAGCCAGCATCAGGTACGTGGTGTGCCGACAGTCGTCCTCTTTGCAGGCGGCGAGGTTGCCGAGCAGGTCGTCGGTGTTCGTGACAAGAGTCACTACGCCTCGTTGATCGAGCGCCACGGGGCCTGA
- a CDS encoding helix-turn-helix domain-containing protein has protein sequence MSASMVEYLNQDMQCEGLLECVHGLKDLDREVFVTLTDAEEPKTIDEIAAAVDRERSTAYRSVQRLLQSGFIQKEQVNYEQGGYYHVYHPTDPDEIADEMQRTLNDWYAKMGQLIGEFREKYD, from the coding sequence ATGTCAGCGTCGATGGTCGAATATCTCAATCAAGACATGCAGTGTGAGGGACTGTTGGAGTGTGTACACGGACTCAAGGACCTCGACAGGGAAGTGTTCGTCACCTTGACCGACGCCGAGGAGCCAAAGACGATCGACGAGATCGCAGCCGCGGTCGATCGTGAGCGCTCGACGGCCTACCGGTCGGTCCAGCGGCTATTGCAATCCGGGTTCATCCAGAAAGAGCAAGTCAACTACGAACAGGGTGGGTACTATCACGTCTACCATCCAACAGACCCAGACGAGATCGCCGACGAGATGCAGCGGACACTCAACGATTGGTACGCGAAGATGGGGCAGTTGATCGGGGAATTCCGCGAGAAATACGACTGA
- a CDS encoding J domain-containing protein: protein MARTFYDVLGVPESATVDEIESAYRERVKETHPDVTDEEDAHETVQRVIEARDVLADEAERAKYDRLGHEAYVQQTAHEPTDANNTADQAPDNREETVSTGRNRGEWTRDTRRAEADWWEEPADKPPESQKTTSDRTVGEHVAEADGEGVGWTNGSGYAVRQPTASNELNWSRLFPGSQSAVLLLAAFICYPMLVVSSVYPPFSLIVNLVVGACTLVIVIYFVSIPRSGHSRSVSGVLSRSEPLGLEASIRSRWPGSSR, encoded by the coding sequence ATGGCCCGCACGTTCTACGACGTCTTGGGCGTCCCCGAATCCGCCACCGTCGACGAAATCGAGTCAGCGTACCGAGAGCGTGTCAAGGAGACCCATCCGGACGTCACCGACGAGGAAGACGCCCACGAAACCGTCCAGCGCGTCATCGAAGCGCGAGACGTCCTCGCGGACGAGGCTGAACGGGCCAAATACGATCGGCTTGGCCACGAAGCCTACGTCCAACAGACGGCACACGAGCCCACAGACGCCAACAACACCGCCGACCAAGCGCCCGACAACCGCGAAGAGACTGTTTCGACAGGCCGTAATCGCGGCGAGTGGACGAGAGACACCCGAAGAGCCGAAGCTGACTGGTGGGAAGAGCCCGCCGACAAACCGCCAGAGAGCCAGAAAACAACGAGTGACCGGACTGTCGGGGAACACGTCGCCGAGGCCGACGGCGAGGGCGTCGGCTGGACAAACGGGTCCGGCTACGCCGTCCGCCAACCGACCGCTTCGAACGAGCTCAACTGGAGCCGGCTGTTTCCGGGCAGTCAGTCGGCCGTGCTCTTGCTCGCAGCGTTCATCTGCTATCCGATGCTCGTCGTATCGAGTGTCTACCCGCCGTTCTCGTTGATCGTCAATCTCGTCGTCGGTGCCTGTACGCTCGTCATCGTGATCTATTTCGTCTCCATCCCGAGGTCGGGGCACTCGCGTTCGGTTTCTGGAGTCTTGTCACGGTCGGAGCCGTTGGGCTTGGAAGCCTCGATCCGTTCACGTTGGCCGGGGTCCTCACGTTGA